TCTCTTATTTGTTTACCAATTTAATATCCCCCTTCCAACTAGAATTTAAACTCCCAGAGAGCAGGGATGACATCTGCCTTGTATCCCCAGCACCCGGAGCCATGCCTTGTGTACTGGAAATGCTCAGTAAACAGCTGTGGATGGGATGAATCTTGAAGCAGCACCGTGAGACCCTCCCAGCTCCAAGCATCCCTCCTGCATGCTCCCTCGATGCTCTGAAGCTGGAGAAGCTGTTGGTCCCTTGCACACTTTGTGGTTATTCTTTTATTCTTGGGTGTCCCCCACCAGACCCCAGCTGACTGGGCAGGGATTGGCCCCAGGCTTGGCACAGTGCTGAGCCTATCCGAGTGCTCAGCCACCTCTTCCCAAACATCTGAATCAATGTTGGAATATCCACAGCAACACTTGGTTTGCTCCTGTTGCATTCTCACAACAGGCTCAGCGTCAGGTACAACCTTCCTGAGGGCAAGGCCTGTCCTCCACAAAGCCCTCTGGGGCTGGGGTCTCCAGAGGCGAGCCCTCAGCTCTGGGAGACTGTCTACCTCCATGAGGAAACCTGGGGCAAGGGGACAGGGAGCTCAGCCACCAGCAGCAGCATGTTTTATTGCAACCAGAATCCCCGGTCACGTGGGGAAGGGATGGAACTGGGGATGAGGCAGGACGCATCTGGTCCCTGACAGGGCAGTCCCTGTCCAGGATGCAAAGCCAAAGGCCCGGAACAGCTCGCCCAGTGGCCGAGCCCTGCGGCCAGCTGTGCCCTGtctcttcccctgcccccagTCAGGGCATCCAacggggctgaggcagaagggagGTGAAAATGGGGGTCGGTTTCAGCAAAGCCTTCACCCAGGGACCTGAGGGAAGAAGGAGTATTGTGGTGGGGTCCAGGTGCCCCAAGACGCTCAGGGCGCCCTGGGCTGACTTCAGGACGTGTCCATGTGGTTACTAGAGGAAAACGATGGGGCCTGCCCTGCCCacggggagagggagggagaggggaaacaCGGCTCAGAAGGAGAATCACTGGCCAGCGACCACACAGGTGGGATCTTGGGACCCTGACTCCACCGCCAGGGCCGTGTCCATACCCCACCTCCTGGCTCAGCCCCACCTGGGCCCCCAGCCTAGTCAGCCTTGGATCCTATGTGGGGATCTGCATACTATCCAGGTCCTGATCCATGATCTGCAGGACATCGTCCAGGATGGAAGGCCCCAGGTCCACGTGCAGGGACAGTAGGGAGCTGGCATGGGACAGGAAGGGCTCCTCAGCCCCTGACTCCGGAGTCAACCCACTGTGGGGGGAGCCAGTCTCTGGAATCCTCCAGATGTCcacactccctccctcctgtGGGGAAGGCTGAGGGGTCTCCAGGTGCAGGCGAGGGGGCTTGGGTGGAGCCTGGGCTGTGGGCAGGGTGAGAGCCTGGGGTCCACCAATAACCGGGAGGGAGATGGCGTTCTTAAGCAGAGGTGATGGGCCGTCCGGGAGCTCCCGCCCACACACAGTTGCGGTGCGGGTAAACTGGAAGGGGAGGTCGAAGGTGCCATCCTCCTCAGGCCCCTCCACCACAGTCCCTggcaggaggtggaacttgcccTGCAGGAAGGAGATGTCACCAAACATGTCGCTGCCGCCACCACTGCCAATATGAATGGTGTGGCGGAAGTCCCCCAGCGGCGGGCTGATCATGTCCGAGGACAGCAGGTCCCGAAGCTTCTCCTTCTTGCCCTTGCGACTGCCACGCTTCAGATAGATGGGCACCTTGGTGGACATGGTGAcctcaccaccaggcctggctgtgAGGCTACAGGCTGCCTGCGGAGACCACGCCTCCTCTCAAACTCTCAGCCAGAGGAAACACCCGTTCCAAGGGGTGATTTGCTGGTGCCCAAAGCTCACCAAAGGGCTCCTGGCTACAGGGTGGGGCACGACCAAAGTTGGCCCAAGGAATTAAAAAAGATTAGAGATCAATGAAGTCAGAGGGCTGAGATAACAAAAATCACGTTCTCCCCAAAGGGACGACAAACTCTTCTGAAGAATTGAAGCCAGAAAGGTAGGAGCTGTGTGGACAGCAGTGCACTTTGGTCTTGTCACCGAGGGTTACTTGTCCCTGGTCCAGGGCTGAGGAGCTGAAACACAAAGGGTGCACACCTGTCAGAGATAGCAGGACCAAAGTCAGACGcaaacatcttttttatttttaagatggagtctcactctgttgcccaagctggagtgcagtggcgcaatctcagctcagtgcagcctctgcctcctgggttcaagcaattcttctgcctcagcctcctgagtagctgggactacaggcatgtgtcaccacgcctggctagtttttgcattttttttttagtagagatggggtttcaccatgttggccaggctggtcttgaactcctaacctcaaatgatctgcccgtctcggcctcccaaagtgctgggatcacaggtgtgagccactgttcctggccagaAACATCTGTCTTGTTTCTGGGCCTCTTGTGGTAGCCATGGGAGCCTGAGGGGGTGGGGCACTCCCCTTGCAGGGAGTTGTGCTGGGAgaagcatgtcttttttttttttttttttttgagactgagtctggctgtgtcgcccaggctggagtgcagtggccggatctcagctcactgcaagctccgcctcctgggtttacgccattctcctgcctcagcctcccgagtagctgggaccacaggcgcccgccacttcgcccggctagtttttttttttgtattttttagtagagatggggtttcaccgtgttagccaggatggtctcgatctcctgacctcgtgatccgcccgtctcggcctcccaaagtgctgggattacaggcttgagccaccgcgcccggccagcatgtCTTCACTCTAAGACCCACTGCATCTTAGAGACTCACCACCAGGGCCAAGCCCCTCCCCTTACaggtgggaaactgaggtggaacCTGAATGACaggtccaaagtcacacagaaagTCTTACTCTAGTCTCTTGCCCTGGGTCCCCGGCAAGGTAGATCTCATCACCCTTATCCAGGTACTCATGCCATACCCCCCACCTCCACTGCATATCACGTGTGCCCCACAATGTAAGTGCCAGATTGTGGGGTGCCTCACAAATGGCCTTGGCTCCCTACTTGACCAAGGACAGAGAGCTTTGTGACCACTGTCTCTCCTGCCCAGGCCTGGCAGGGGCCTGGAGCACAGCAGGCGTTTGGCCAAGGGTGTTGGGTGGCTGGCACTTCCCATTTGACCCAATTGTATCCCACCTGGAGGCGGGGTCGCGTTTTCTCCTCTCCCTATTAGGAGCTCCTTATGGGCAGGGGCTGAGTCTAGGATAGTTTCTGGCCCTCCTCCCTACCCTGGCACCTAAAGAGAAGGTGGAGTGGGGAGTACGTATATTTTTTAGGTGAGGGGGGCTCTGCTCTGTACCTGGCATTCTTCTGTGCTCTTTGCAGACACATCTCAATCAACACAACCACCCTATTATcaaccccatttaaaaatcagaggtggccgggcgcagtggctcaagcctgtaatcccagcactttgggaggccgagatgggcggatcacgaggtcaggagatcgagaccatcctggctgacacagtgaaaccccgtctctactaaaaaatacaaaaaaaattagccgggcgaggtggcgggcgcctgtagtcccagctactcgggaggctgaggcaggagaatggcgtgaacccaggaggcggagcttgcagtgagctgagatctggtcactgcactccagcctgggcggcagagccagactccgtctcaaaaaaaaaaaaaaaaaaaaaaatcagaggtgttggggctgggcatggtggcttatgcctgtaatcccagcactttgggaggccaaggcgggcagatcacgaggtcaggaaatcgagaccatcctggctaacatggtgaaatcctgtctccactaaaaatacaaaaaattagctgggtgtggtggcgcacgcctgtggtcccagctacttgggaggttgagacaggagaatcacttgaacccaggaggcagaggttgcagtgagctgagatcacaccactgcactccagcctgggctacagagcaagactccgtcaaaaaaaaataaaaaagaaataaaaagaaaaatcaggggTGTCAAAATTCAAAATTGAACCTGAGGTGAACCTAGAGGTGAAAAATTTTGGAGGATTCCCACAGGGCattgcagagagagagaagcaaaatgCAAAAACATGATATAGACGATCTGTTTATTGAAAGAATTGACTGCCTGCCTCCCCGCTCTGATACATATGCATGTTATGCACCTGCATGTGTACAGGTCTGTGTAGAATtctatcctatatatatatatatataaagaggctgggtgcggtggctcatatctgtagtaccagcactttgggaggccgaggcgggcagatcatctgagatcaggagttcgagaccagcctggctaacatagggagacctcgtgtctactaaaaatatgaaaattagccaggtgtggtggcacacgtctgtaatcccagctactcaggaggctgaggcagaataattggttgaatccaggaggcagaggttgcagtgcaccaagatcacgccactgcactccagcctgggtgacagtgagactctgcctcaaaacaaaaaacaacaacaacaacaaaaaaaacagagaaggccgggcgcggtggctcaagcctgtaatcccagcactctgggaggccgaggcgggcggatcacgaggtcaggagatcgagaccatcctgcctaacacggtgaaaccccgtctctactaaaaaaatacaaaaaactagccgggcgaggtggcgggcgcctgtagtcccagctattcgggaggctgaggcaggagaatggcgtaaacccgggaggcggagcttgcagtgagctgagatccggccactgcactccagcccgggcgacagagaaAAATCTAGAAGGCCAGCCCTAGGTTGCCATATGGGCTACCTTGACTAGGGTACACAGCAGGGATGGGGTGTGGGGTCACTGATATGGGAGGAAAGGAGTCATCAATAAAAATAACCTGTAATATTTTGGTTCCATGACTATGACATGATCaatgtgtgtaatatatataaatatgaaaagatgGTCATCCAGATGTTAACAATGGTTATCTCAAAGTGGTAGAATTTCAGGTTGACGTTTCCTTTCTTGTTCAGACCTCTATGAATTCAAATTCTTACTAATAAGCAATGTATTATTTATATGCACATAATATTTATgtagtcagaaaaaaattaagctatttttaatgtagaaaaataaatagctaTGAAGGGGTGTCATACTGatttaacagaaaaaagaaatgaagccaGCAGTCCCTCTGCTTGAGGGTGGGGGATGCATGTGGGACCTCATTGGTCTGGTACACACAAGCCCAGATGTAGACTCAGCAtaaaaggcaaagagagaaacttgtccaaggtcacccagtgAGTAAGGGCAGGGTGGGAATTCAAGCCAGATGTGCCCACTCTCCTGtacaccccacccccagccccagccagggcTCACCAAAGGTGGCTCTTGCCAGTTCTTTGCCTCAGTTTTCATTCTGGacagggtgagggtgggggtgagggggttgggaggagggagcaggaaggaggaaggaggatgcAGGAGAAGCAGAGTCCAACTGCACCCCCACCACCAGCTGAGGCCCTTGCTCAGGAAACCCCACCCCAGGACCGGACACCCGGGTCAGTCGTACTGAGCCACAGAGGCCGGACATCTTGCCCCTCCCAGAGCACCTGGAGCTTAACAGGAAACAAACGAATAACTTTCCCATGGTAGAAATCCAGCTCAGCTTGCAAGGAGCTGGGGGGAGGGTGGGGACGCATGAGCACCCCGAGGTCTTGGAATCCCGTCACGCATTCATCCTGTGTCAACCATGCCAGGCCTGGGGGCCATGCTGACAAACATGCAACTTGTCGCTCATTAGGAGAGAAGTCCTGGTGGGGCTGACTGGTGGGATGTGCCCAGAGCCTGGGCCAGGTCCTCCGCACACCCCCAACCCCATCACACAGCAGTGCCAAGACAGCCTGAGTGTTTCCACAACAAATTGGGCGTCCCTGACAGCTGTCTCACTCACAGCCAGATGTACACACCCAATTCCAGATGTGGGGAGAATTAAGGGTGAGGCCAGCATCAGCGACCCAGGGGAGAGCTGGGAATTACAACCCTCACACCGGAAGAATTCAGATTTGGCAACCGCAAGACCCTAGGATCCAGCCTGTCACGCACAGTTTCCCATTTTAATACTTCTAGCCACAGCATGGTGGGGTCATTACCGCCCTTTACAGAAGTCAAAGCTGAAcctcagagatgttaagtaacatTGGCGAGGTCATCCAGTTAGGAAGTGGAAGAGTGGGTACCCAGCCTGGTCCGTGTGGCTTCCATGCAGTGGGCCACGCCTACCTCCATAATATGGTTGGGGAGCGGGAGAGAAACAGCTAGGCTGGGAACAGTGGGTCCCCAGACCTCCTCCATCTACATTCTGACCTTTGGCTGCCCCCATCTGCCCAACTTTCATGTGTCTAGAGATATGAGAATGAGCTCTCCATCAGGACAGGGCTATGCGGGCTGGGAGGGGAGCTCCCTGCAGCAGTAGGGGAGCAGATAGGAGCATCCTACCTCTCTGTGATTGCCCTGGACAGGAGCCCTGGACCTCCCAACGAGAAAATGACTTCCGGCAGGCAGGGATCCTCCAATCATGAGGAATATTAGGCCACCTcacacccccctcccccccaaatCAGGAGACTGTCCTTAAATCCGGCTCCACCTGGGACTTCCTCTGTAACCTTCAGGAAGATGCCTCTCCTCTCTGGGTCTCAcctttcccatctataaaatgggctgACAATGAAGCCACCACTAGAGGGCTACTGGAGATCCCACTGCAATATTGCAAATGAGAGCACCAGTGTACAACAGCGGGGTTCAGCGGGTTACTGTAGGTTACTGTAGGTTCtatcattcattcagcaaatatctaCAAGACCTTCCTTCCTCAAGCACTTCGGTTCTCCGGGGCCAGTGCTTTGAACAATATCAAAAACGAACGGCTGCTGGCCCCAGGCATCCACCTCCTCCCGCCCTCCTAGACCTCGCGGATGCAGAGTCCCTCTAGCCGGCCGCGGGGTCTCCGGGGTCCCCGTGCCTCTGGAGAGGCGCTCGGCTCCGCGGCCGCCAGGTGGCGCGCGTGCTCCCTTGAGCGCCCCGTGTCCCGGAGGATTCCGAGAGCGCACCGGGGTCTCCAACGCCCCTCCCCCCGGGCTCCAGGCAGGAGCTCCCCAAGGAGCTGCGCGTTCAAGTACCAGACGGGGATTGCCTGCGAGATCTTTTTGCTTCGGGGTTTCTGGTCCCACAATCGGAGAAAAAGGAGGCGATTGGGGACCCTGCCCTAGTCTCTAAGCTCTGGGAGGAACCGCCCCCGTGCTTTCCGGCCTGGGCGATGTCCTAGTGTCCGCTTGGCGCAGGGCCAGAGCTCGGGCGTGCGGGCCCCCGCTCCTCCCACGGGTCCGGCTCCTTAGCTCCGGCTCGGGTTCCGGCGCCGACCCCTCCCCGTTCCTACCCGGGCGCAGCCCAGCCCAGCACGGATCCGTTTCAGGACACTCGCGGCCGCAGCTAAAGATAGGAGGACACCTCACCATCGGCTAAAAATATGGCCCCCAGCCCCGGTGGGGACGCTGGGCGGCGGGGCACCCCTGGGTCTCGGGAGGGGGGCGGGGGCCCGGGTACAGAATGGAGGGCAGAACGGGGAATTCGGGGTCGGGATGCGCGGCGCCCCACGGACCGTGGCGGGCACGGGCGAGGCTGCGGGCACCCACATGCAGGCGGGAAACCCATGGAGCCCTAGGCGCCCTCGAAAGGACCTGAGCGAGGTGAGAGGCAGGGCCAGGGCGCGAGCTGGGGCGGGGCGCCACAGAGATGGGCCTCTCGGGGGCGGGGGGGCCGCGGAGTTGCGAAAATCCCAGCCTGAACTCACCGTGAGGCAAGCAGACGGCGGACTGGCGGACAGCAAAGTCTCAGGAGCTGGACAGCGCGGCTGCGGAACCCGACGGGCGGTGAACTTACAGAGCCCACCGCGGACCCCGCAGCCCCGCCCCGGCCCGCGGAGCCAATGCCTGGGCCGCGCCAGCCAAGCCCCTCCCCATCCCcgcccaggccccgccccacTCCGGGCACCGCCCGGGGCTCCGGGTGTGGGAGGTGCAGCTCCCGGGTCCAGCGGTCGCGCGCGCCCTGGGGTCCTGTCCTGGTTCGGGCGGCTGAGGTCCGTATGGCGCAGGGTGGCCTCCCGGGACTCCGGCTGTGCCCATGGGAACTAAAACCCTCGGTTTTAGAAAGGCCGAGAGACAGGCTCCCGGAAGACCGAATTCTTCAGAAATCGCAGAGAGACCTTGGACAGGATCCTTCCCTGCAGGGCTGGATCGGGGAGGCGCTGGCACAAGTATATTCAGTGACTTCCTGGGAATGAATGAGGCCTTGGAAGCGCCTACGTTAGAATACTacaaacttggccgggcgcggtggttcaagcctgtaatcccagcactttgggaggccgagacgggcggatcacgaggtcaggaaatcgagaccatcctggctaacacggtgaaaccccgtctctactaaaaaatacaaaaaactagccgggcgaggtggcgggcgcctgtagtcccagctactcgggaggctgaggcaggagaatggcgtgaacccgggaggcagagcttgcagtgagctgagatctggccactgcactccagcctgggcgacagagcgagactacgtctcaaaaaaaaaaaaaaaaaaaaaaaaaagaatactacaaACTTACAAGTGAGTTGATAAGTTTACCTTCCGCGAGAAAAGAGAATATGGGAAGGCAGAGGCCGCGTGGCCTGGACCCCCGTCTTTGGTGTCAGGCTTCCAGAGTGAAGGTGGGGCTCATACTCAGACTAGTTCCTGGTCCATTCGTTCATTAAGTCAGTCAGTCATTCTTACAGGGccagaaacttattttttttgagacggagtttcgctcttgttgcccaggctggagtgcgatggcgtgaggctcaccgcaacctctgtctcctgggttcaagagattctcctgcctctgcttcctgagtagctgggattacaggcatgtgccaccacacccggctaatttttgtattcttagtagagatggggtttctatatgttgtccaggctggtctcgaactcctgacctcaggtgatctgcccactttggcctcccgaagtgctgcgattacaggcgtgagccaccgcgcccggcccagaaacaTGTTTTGAAGGGCAGGCACCCCACAGGGTGCTGGAGACAGACTGAAGGCAACTGCACTGCTCAGTGACTCAAGAGAAATTTATTGAGTAACTACCAAGTGCCCAGCGCTGTTTTTGTCCCTGGGGATTCAGCCTCTGGATTGGGACCTGCAGCCCAGAGAAGGGAAATGGGGAAATCCAAGTTCCCAGGTACATCATGATACCCTTCCAGGTGGGGAAGTGCTAAGAAGAGTGGGGTGGAGGAAGTGGTGGGTAGTGATGGGGTGGACAgacctcactttctttttttttttttttttttttttttgagacggagtctcatgctgttgcccaggctggagtgcagtggcgcgatctcggctcactgcaagctccgcctcccgggttcccgccattctcctgcctcagcctcctgagtagctgggactacaggcgcccgccaccgcgcccggctaattttttgtatttttagtagagacggggtttcactgtggtctcgatctcctgaccttgtgatccgcccgcctcggcctcccaaagtgctgggattacaggcttgagccaccgcgcccggcccagacctCACTTTCTAGAGGATGACAGCTATGCCAGCTCAGTGTGACCAGAATGGTTGGCTTCTATGCTGTCACTGTGGGAAGGGCTTTTAGGGAGGCAGGGCCAGGAAGACctcagggaggaaggcaggat
This portion of the Macaca mulatta isolate MMU2019108-1 chromosome 14, T2T-MMU8v2.0, whole genome shotgun sequence genome encodes:
- the CDC42EP2 gene encoding cdc42 effector protein 2; the protein is MSTKVPIYLKRGSRKGKKEKLRDLLSSDMISPPLGDFRHTIHIGSGGGSDMFGDISFLQGKFHLLPGTVVEGPEEDGTFDLPFQFTRTATVCGRELPDGPSPLLKNAISLPVIGGPQALTLPTAQAPPKPPRLHLETPQPSPQEGGSVDIWRIPETGSPHSGLTPESGAEEPFLSHASSLLSLHVDLGPSILDDVLQIMDQDLDSMQIPT